The Spea bombifrons isolate aSpeBom1 chromosome 7, aSpeBom1.2.pri, whole genome shotgun sequence genomic interval gagacagcagcctcgcgctcccaccaccgcagtcagggcagcactgaggcaggttgcagggagaggaggagacaGAGGGATGCAGAGCGCTTGCTTAACTCTTTCATGAGCGACAGCTCGGTAACCCTCTCTCTCTGGGTGCCGTACAGCgttttgtttgggggggggctgtatatatacacatataattatcaATAAACCAAGCTGGTTAAGCAACGTGTTCATAGGCCTTTTCTTAATTCAGTTACATGACATTCCTAAATAGGAAGAGCTGACCCATATGTACCATTGAATATAAATGCAAATGTTTACAGCACACATTTAACTTTTgacatttaatttagatttctaATTTGAAGGACAgtctagccatcatatgtactttaatacatAGAGTATGATAGTTGAGGGGTCCTTTCAACTTTTCTGTGATAAAAATATGCTACCCTGCCACTTTCTTTTGAGGTGCTGCTTATCTTTCAAAGTAATAATGGCTGCTTTTCTACTTGCAATACAGAGCAAGTGGCATTTTAACCAAGCTATTTGTGAACCTCCATGTTTTTATGTAGACATTGATCTGTTTGGTGACATTCACTCTTGTTATACTGATACACGTTTTTATTGAGACTGATTAATGGGATCTTAAGTCCTTCTGCAGAtcttatgtaaaaaaacaaaacaaaaaaagaaaggaaaggcTGACTGAGCCAGACCAACTCACAGGTGATTAGCTGGGGCATATATTGACTAAATCTAATCAGCAAAAAAGGATAAACATAAAATGATGTAGGTAATCcactgaggttttttttattattattattatttttggctaTATTTGATAAATGGCCCAGAGAAACTAAGGACATTGTTCAATGTTTAATGACTCAGTAAGTGCTTGCTTAATCAAGGTGCTGCACTTAATTCAATGGATTTCTTGAAGTTGTCATCAGGTCACCATGATGAGCAAGGACATCTCCGACCTGCTGGAAGAATGAGTTGTGGTCCTGCGACATGGTGATTGCTGAAAGAGGAAGCCACCACTGAAATATAACAAAGGAGTCAAATAAAGAGTCTACAGTCTCAGCAACCACAAGATGATAATATGAATCCAGAGGTTTGCTCCTTAAAGTATTTACCTTCTTGACACAGACAACTTGCTGCATTCACATTCTTTTCCAGAAATTATCCAAATGACATGAAGTGCATCAcacttaaattaataaaattcctCTTGTGGCTGTGATTTCTCTTTAGTAAACCAGTCTGatacatgaaatatttaaacacaGAGGGCCACCACAGTTCGATGCTTCTTTACAAACAATTTGTAGACAGTGGTTTCAAGCTGTATCCGGTAACTTTGTTTATTTCCATTAGaaccttgttttctttttcaaacatCTGTaggagaaaaacacattttaaaaacatttcttcaTTACTTTAAACACAAGGGTTGCCACCTGGCCTGTATTTAGCTGGTGCTGGCATAAGTCAAATACTAGTAATGCAAAGACCTATTTTTTGGGCAGCGAGatctctctcacacattttctgggacagTTGCCACTAACTATaagcttcttctgctgggaggctattccaacATATCCACTACTCTCTCAGTAAGTAAGTCATCCTTACATTAAATagaactttattacattaaatgaaaGTAAAACCCTCAGGACTGCATAATTAATATGGAAATGGCAATTTACGATTTCAGGGTCTGTAACAAAAGCTGTATATTCATTTACCTCTAACAATTCATCGTCCAAAAACGAATGAGCCGAAAATTAAACGAAAAATTCCGAAATGACTTTGGGCAACGCGCACAAATCCAATATACAATGTACACCTGTATGTGTAATCTCATCAGTTCCATACTGTCTctctgaatggcagaaataaaatgaagtCACCCTAGTCCTTCCCGGTAGAGGTGCATCCATGATCTTTGCGCAATATTTgcaccaaaatggcttgtaTGAGCCgtctttgccaccaaaatagATGCACAGAAGAGAAAATACTGGTGGTTCAGAGGTAGGTTTAACTATGGCCAgtatttttttgagaaaaaggTGGCAATCCTAAATGCAACTATGCCATAAGAAGTTCatctcacagaaaaaaaacataaaaaaatcaaagtatcTGGTTCTTGATGCCTCTGATATGCTTTGGCAGCTGAAGTGTCACCAGCAATCTTACAGAAATCTAGAAGCATGAAAACTAATTTTCTGGATGCACAGGAAGGAAAAACATCTTCTACAGCCACCCTATCTCAACAGTGAACAGGGCAGGAAAACAGAATCTTTAAAATTCAAACCCCCACCCAgagcgataaaaaaaaaattcaaaattatAGAGGTGCTTTGAGAGAAAGCatgctcagtatatatatatatatatatatatatatatatatatatatatatatatatatatatatatatatatatatagttgggaATATGGCATGATAGCGATATTCGGAGATGTTATATGTAGTAAAGCCTTTTGTGACAGTTTCTAGAGGTCTCTCGTATAGTCAACTTGTACCGTTTACAactagataaaatatatatgtatttctatgtataaaaaacacaatcatGGCATGTGGgtagttggtttttttttattattattatttttattattttgactgACCCTTTTCCACTGTTCTTCAGTATCATGCCGGTATCCAAGAAGATGGCAAAGTCCATGCACAGCAGTTACCTGACAAAGGCAGAAATTATGTTAAGTGACCCCATAATAAGTCAAACAGTAGAAGGCCTTTTGGTGATTGCCAGTTTCTCGCAAAAGTTCTGAAGAGAATGCTACTGCCGCTCTTTTTTGGTTCAAGCTAAATTTCTTTCGAAATAATGGTCTAATTTATGCCTAGTTGTCTTGATTAAAATCATCAGGGAGAGGACTGTAATAGCTTATTTActgcacatatttttttcataaaatcattGGGTCTTCTTCATTCATAGTTTAGATATCACTGTATCTACATAGACAGGTAGAAAGACACCAAATAAGGAAACGTAGACAGATACccaaaaatgaaacacattaGTCTTTCTTTACATTATTGGTGGCAAAGTCTCTTTTCAGCAGGTATTTATAAAATCATAGCAAAAACCTCTATTTGTGTGATCCCTTTAAGCCTAACCAAACCTACAATACACAGGGCATGAACACCCCGAACCACCTACTAATACATAACATGAGTGTCATTAGTTTGAGATACTCTTAAAACAAAAACCATATTATTAAACATACTATATATTTCAGGAAGTTATATCTGAAGAGAATTTTCACAAGTCTTAATCCAAGGCTCCCTAGCATACAGCACAAGAGGTGTCTGTCAAAGCGCTATTCAAAATGAATGCAGAAAACAACATTTAGGGAATTTAGGTGACGCAAATATACTTTAGTGACCTTcccaattaaaaatacattcacaCAAACAATAAGATAACACTTACAGTCAGGGTGCTGTTGTAATCATCCTTTGTTTCTTGACATTGTTGATAGATAAACTCAACTCCGAGATATATATCACCCAAATTGTATTCATCCTTAAAGGATGGAATGGGCAATATCCCAGGTTGCAGCTCCTGCAAATTCACATCACAAACAATGAATTACAGTGCGCTTCCCAAAACATGAAGTCTTAGTCTAGTTTCTGTTGCTGGACTATGTCTACCAGGGTTAAGAAtttaggattttatttttatataaattgtattgCGGACATACTCTGTGTTTATACTGCCCTCAAAATATCCTATTAGTCTTAAAGTCAGATATATCTCCATATATCTACCCTGTCTGAACGTAGAGAGGGAGGCAGATGTTGACTGCTCAGCATTCACAAAGATCTAGCTGTAAAATCTGCCTAGTTCTACTGGACAGTGATGCCCTTCTTGCTTCACACAAACACAGTGAGACCTGTAGGGGTTTCAAAAGTGTTCATGTTCACCTTAAAGACCTTCTTTTTTTCATGTACCTCGTGAAAGGGAAACGACAGTACATCTGTGGCTGTGTCCTTTCCTCTATATGTTTTGTTGATTTTCCTAATCATTGTATTGTTTGTGCAGATTACCGCCAGGTCAAATCTCTTCACTCCAAGGCAATTTCGAGCAATATTCAGGTTGAATCTTAGGGGGGCTCTGCGCAGAGGAACAACACGTTGCACATTTCTTACAATGAAAGACatattcctaaaaaaataaaaataaatagagggtctttatttctgtattattaGATAGGCTTTGTGTACAACCCCACAGACTTtagaaagaaatgtaaaagtttTCTAGAGGTCTGTAAACTGTATACAATACTATAATACACTGATAACCACCACATATCTTAAGCTCTGGGAAGCAACAATTACacctaaaatgtaaatatgtgcaAAGGAAACATTGTGATCTTTTAGGTGACTTTGTAACAGCTATACGTGTATACACACTTATGCACGGTCcatcacacgcacacactaacttcctttacacacacatatacgcacTGCGCgcgcacacatatatacaccagggctcgacaaatcccaggtgtttgtcagcctgttaaGTCCCTAAAAAAATGCTCCCACatcgccacaatcgtggtgattGTGGgtgcgctgctgctgtctgcccaggagtctgagcagaccagcacagccaccccgagccagcccccgagcctgagatcactcccacggagtgattctatAGGCTGAAAACTCGATGGCAGAAAAacctgccacaggcagcttcagggaagggggtttagtgttgattgggtccccacacaacatccccctgctgcctgatcgctccacgagagcgacagtgcagcgttaaccccttcaatgccgcaatcggaagcccaggcagaccagcaacagcaaaaacgagcccccacaaaataaaataataatttataaaaaaaaaaaaaaaacccaagaaaaaaacagcactgacctgaaagtccagtgtgcttccaggtcaaatgctgtaagTTTAGTAcatgggctgatgatgatcagatcactcctgaccaactgttagtttttaaaaaatcctggcttctaacttttttagctggtgcCTAGATTCATAACAAATTCGTCAAGCCCTGCATATACGCACTGcgctcgcacacacacataaacgCACTGTGCGCACACACACTGTACCATTAAATAATTGTCCCTCCTGAAAAAAGAGACTTGGGAGGTATacaactgacacacacactatgaGGTGTCCAGACAACCAGACTGACAAAAAAAACGTGAGCTAGAatcagagccgtagctagcaacttttgcgcccgaggcaagaatggaaaattgtgcccccccagctatttttttttccacagaggttattttattttcactgtccttaacacacatttacacatacacacagcctTTACACGCAcatctgcccattaacacgcatttactgcccttacacatgactgcccataaacacccaTATAGATATACACTGTTAGAATTACAAACCAAACCTTCAAGCTAGATCATCGCAAATCTGCTTTACCTTCATCTTTGTGAAAGCGGAACCGTTCTGCAGCGCCATCGGGGAGCACGATTCCGTAGCTCCAGGCTAAGTCGTACTTGAACTGGCATATACAATCTATTATTGCTTGTAGGATGTTTTAGCAGAACGCTTTGCGGCCGTTAGGACGGCTCAGTGAATTGTAAGGCTTTGTTTTGCTGTGCTGAATGGCGAGCACACCGGCCGGAACTCTATACTGTGACACCGGACATGCATCTTCATAACCGGATGTTGAAACTACAGTTGGTGTTTTTGAGCGTTGGCTGAAAGGTATGCCCGTATTAGCTTTGTGTATAATATAGGCTATTCGTTTTTAGTGCAGTAATGGGGCTTGCGCAGGGGTTACCTTGGTGGTTTTTTGTTTGCATAGCTTAAGGCGAATGTATCTCATTAATATCCGAGCTGAGATCTGTTCAGAAGACCCAGACTAAAACAAATCGGCCGATAAATGGAACGAGAGAAAAGGGGTACAAAATGGTGAAAGCG includes:
- the YBEY gene encoding endoribonuclease YbeY — protein: MSFIVRNVQRVVPLRRAPLRFNLNIARNCLGVKRFDLAVICTNNTMIRKINKTYRGKDTATDVLSFPFHEELQPGILPIPSFKDEYNLGDIYLGVEFIYQQCQETKDDYNSTLTVTAVHGLCHLLGYRHDTEEQWKRMFEKENKVLMEINKVTGYSLKPLSTNCL